Part of the Miscanthus floridulus cultivar M001 unplaced genomic scaffold, ASM1932011v1 os_1452_1, whole genome shotgun sequence genome, GTCTTCAGAGAACCAACCTCATCAAAGCTGCTCTGTGTCATGATCGGCGATGGGGTTCAGATTTTGGGTATGGCAATTGTTACCATTTTCTTTGCCGCATTTGGCTTCATGTCTCCTGCATCGAGAGGAATGCTGTTGACAGGGATGATAGTCCTTTATATGTTACTTGGAATTGTGGCTGGGTATGCTGCTGTCAGGCTCTGGAGGACTTTAAAAGGAACATCCAAGGGATGGAGGTCTGTCTCCTGGTCAACTGCTTGTTTCTTCCCTGGCATTGTCTTCATTGTCCTCACTGTGTTAAACTTCATGCTGTGGACAAGAAATAGTACTGGAGCCCTTCCAATCTCACTTTTCTTCGGCCTTTTGTCCTTGTGGTTTTGTGTCTCTGTGCCACTTACCCTTTTAGGTGGTTTCTTTGGCACAAGGGCTGAGCCAATAGATTTCCCTGTTCGAACCATCAGATACCAAGAGAGATCCCTACAAAGAAGTACTCGTTGCTCTTCATACTTGGGGCTGGAACTCTACCCTTTGGAACGCTCTTCATCGAGCTCTTCTTCATTCTTTCTAGTATTTGGCTAGGAAGGTTCTATTATGTGTTCGGCTTCCTCCTTGTCGTACTCCTTTTGCTGATTGTGGTGTGTGCTGAGGTATCAGTTGTTCTTACCTACATGCATCTCTGTGCTGAGgactggaggtggtggtggaaagCTTTCTTTGCCTCTGGAACTGTGGCCCTTTATGTGTTCCTTTACTCCATCAACTACTTGGTGTTTGATCTCAGAAGCTTGAGTGGGCTGGTTTCTGCTATGCTCTACATTGGATACTCTTTCATTGTCTCTCTTGCCATTATGCTAGCTACTGGTACTGTTGGGTTCCTGACATCGTTCTCTTTTGTCCACTACCTTTTCTCATCAGTCAAGATTGATTGAAGATCCAAGGATGTCTTTGTGCAAAATCACCTGTGAGCTCAAATGACATGATCATTCCATCTTGAAGGCCTTTCACAGAGCAGCGCTGTTTGTAATGTAGCTTTTATTACTGAGAGTCTGACACTATTGTACCTCGTAATGAATAGTATATTTCAGCAGATGTGCTTTAAAGTTTGTCACGCTTTgctacaacattttgttgatgctGCCAATACTGTCAGAAAAGTCTCGAGTTTATGATCCCATTGGTGCCGTATGGAGTGTTTTGTCTGTTTCTTTCTGCAAGATTGGCTTCCAGCTGGAGAACTATGTTCTTATGGTATAATCTACTCCCTCTGCCCAAGAAAACATGCAACTATGGGTTACGTGCCGGCAAAAGTAGTTTATGTTTAACCAAATTTCTAGCGAATATTATTCACATTTATgactccaaattaatttattaagaaaatacattacataattaatctaatggtatttatttgatatcataaatattgataattTTTAATCTATAATTAATTAAACTTGAGAAACTAAACTATGACACTGTTAGAATTGTATGttttctggacggagggagtacatgtacAAAATGTTTCCTATGCACACCTTCTCCACGCTTTTCTTTTGTCGTTATGTATTTACCCAAGATTCCATAGAACACTACATCTAGTTTATGTTTGATAGTTAAGCTTGAAAGTTCATTTTTGCCTTTTACTCGTACCATTATGAATGAATGAAAGTAATGTGTGATTTTTTAGGTATCACTGTTATGTCAAGTCACTCAATTTCAGGCTTCATTAGGTTTGTTTCTATCATGTTATTACTTTTTCTTAGTTAAGTTGATACTGAAATCTGTGAAAAACATAGTCAGATATATTTTTGGGCATGCACTTCATTCACTTAAATTTGTGTTTTCACCTTTCTTCACTGTTCTAAAATGATTGTAAGAGACTCAAAGTAACTGTGTCTTGCACATGTGACTACAGCAAGGGAATCAAATTTGCAGACGTTACCACCGTTGTTCTTTTGCTTGGTACTAGAATATATATCTCATTTGATCCTTTTGCTGTTTATCATTGCTATTATTGTTTCTGCTTTAGTTATGAGACTTGAACAGTTCAACTCTCATCATGTCATTCTGAGGACCTGTGTTTTGTTAGTTGAACATGTTACGATTTTGAGGTGCTCAAATGTTTGGTTGCTACGGTTGACCCCCATGTTCATGGATTGCCTGTCAAATTCAGATGTTAGGCAACTTATTAAGCCCTTTCTTTGTCGTGCACTTCTGTCTGGTTTCTTGAATGGCAGCTAAAATGTCATTTCGGAGTTAGCTTTATTCAGTGATTGGTTATGTTGCTAGACTGATGAAATGTGTATGCCAACCCCTCTGCCTTTTTTCCCCATGTTTCTGGAAGGAAGTCCCACTCTTGGCTGTTGCTTTTTTTATTGCTCAAATGAAATGATTCTAGCTCTAACCTTGGCGTTTCGCTGTTGTTCTCAGCCTCAACTCATAACAACCAAACAGACATACCAGAAACCTAATGCTGATGCTGACCGCTATGATTCTGCACCATCTTTTGTTATGATTCTGCACCATCTTTTGTTATGATTCTGCACCATCTTTTGCTATCTAGCTTGTCTATCTACCTACCTTTTCTACTGGAATGGAAATGCAGGGTTCAGAATGCATCAGATGACTTTCTTTTTCCCGGTGACCTGTCGTCTATTTGCAGTATTTCTCTCTATATAGCATACGGCAGTTGCGGTCGTCATGTGCCTGCGCCTTTGGCTCTTCGCTTTCGATGCGGAGGTGCTCTCGATTTCCTTTGACAGACGTGACCTGGCTTGTTCATGTGAAAGGTACTCCCTTCCCAACCCAAGCTGTTGTGTGCTCCCTAAGAAACGTGACCCCTTTTCGTGCTCATGCAAACCGCGATGGTTTTCGCTCCTTGTTTATTCCAACCTTTTTTCCCCCTCAGATCGTTGGACGGTTCACGTCTTGGGTGCTCCCATCCCCACTCCACCTTCCCCTTTTCCACCAAACGCGGTTTCCTTGCTAAGAAACGAGAAATCTAATGATCGAGCGGCAGGGGAGGGTGGGTGTGTGAGTGATCGTGAAGCCATGACGCCCTTCCTTTTGCTGGCTTCGGAAACGGAAACTGAACGGGAGTGGTGGGCGATCATCAATCAAGTAAGGCATCGCGGTCGCGCGGCGCGGCAGGTTGGAGGTAGCATTTGCGTGGCTGGACCAGGGGAGAAAATAAAAAGGACGCATCTGGTGGTCTCTCTCAAGTTCGTAGGATCTCCATTGGCGGGTTGTGCTGGGGCGTTTGTCTGATTGTCTCCTTGTTTGAAGTCAGTTTCGTGGGTGATTGTCTGATTGGAGCTGGGGCAGCATCTGATTACAACCACGGAAGGGGCATGCTGCATCCTTGCATTGTGTGTGATGTAGAGACCGGGGGCTCATGTCTTCTGCGCTCACAGCCTGAGGCCTGGGCAACGATACCGTCAAATTCGTTGGCAGCTCACTGGTACCACATGATTAGCCAGCTAAATTTAACGTGATTTGAGCTGTTAATCGGACTGTAAGCAGGTAGGCAGGCAGGCCTGTCCGTCTTTTCAACGTACTACTAGTACTGTACTGTATATTCTACGGTGTACCAGCTCTTACCAAAATATAACCTCGTCTCACAAAAATAACTGGGTGCGGATCTGCAAAGCAAACACGGATTCTTCTGGTTAGGCTCCTCACCAACCTGCCGAACCCCGCTTTGGTCAAACAACGATCAATTAGCCTTCCTAGCCCGCTAAAAAACTTCTCATACACGTGGTGATATTGTCAGTCGTGGAGAGTGGAGACGCAATAGGGCAATAGGAAGCACGGATCCAAATGTGGACTAGCGCCCGAAACACTCCACACACCGACGAAAGAACGGATCCCAAACGTGGACCAGCGCCCGAAACACTACACACACCGACGAAAAGGCACACGAcctaacaaaaaaaattaaataaatatcaAGAAATAATCCCTTTATGTCGTAAAAAATGTTGCAATAAGATTCGTGCtggttattttttttaaatttaattagatttataacaaatattagcaacatttatatctttaaataagtttattataaaaatatgttaATGATTTATTAATAAACTAATTGTGTATTGTAACTATTATTATTTTCTTATGTGCACTTGATTAAAGTTGAAATGATTGATTTATTAGGAAACGAGAATGACACTTTTTATAGAACAGGGTGAGTATATAGGAGGACTATATGATAATGCTACTGTGTCAGAAGAAAATATCATTTTAGTTTTATCCTAAACCAATCATAAATTGGctaaatttatataaataaaATGAATGTTTAtaaatactccatccgttccaaattataagtcgctttgacttatTTGGTACGttcattttgctatgcatttagatataataatatgtctagatacatagcaaaatagatgaattaaaaaagtcaaagcgagttataatttgaaacggatggaGTAATTATTATTAGATtttatcataaaatatattttttatagaaATCTATTTAACATTAAAAGTATTAATAATCTTTTTTATAAACTTGTCATAGAGAAGATTTAGgactttgtgtgtgtgtgtgtgtgtgtgacggAGGTAGCCGTGTCATCAGCAAAGAAACTACTCCGTACGTATTAAAGCTGCTCTgttgggtggggggtgggggggtgggggggtgcGAAGGTCGAAGGGGAAGAAGAGGGCGGGTATAAAATTTGGCGGGCTCGTGCCGCGTCTCCCCCGCCTATCTATTCCGCCGGCGAAGCGTTTACATCTTCTCCCGTTCTCCGTCCGCGATCTCGAGGAGgggagagcgagagagggagaaagagGAGGCGCGCGCCCATGTTTTGACCTCGCCTGCGTCGTCTCGGCAGCGATCTAGATCTGAGGTGagctccctcccctcccctgaTCTCCGCGCTCCTCACTCCCTTACCCTGCATCTCCTCGCGCCTCGGTGACAGATCCAGGCGTCGTCTCTCTCACTAGGACTTGGGATTCATTTCTTCATCCGTTGGTAAGGGAGCACTAGTTTGCCTAGAGGCATGCTCGTTTTGTTCCGCAGGAGATCTTTTCTTTGTTGTGACTCTTGCGCCCTGAATACGAGTATTTGATTCTGGCATGGATGCTCCGATCCACCAGGCTTACTGCGGATTCCTTTGCTGCGTTTAGATCCACTCCATTTGAATTGACGTTGTCTCCACCATTATAATTCATGCGGTGGAGCAACATCTCTtcgtttttcttttattttttattatataCTGTAGCAGTTTATGTTTTCAAAAGTTCCTGGGGTTCTACTGAACCTATGTCGCATGCTAATTCCATCCTGGAGTTTTATATTTTTTATGCCGTATCCTTATATCTTGATATCTCCCCGGGAAAAAGGAGGCTGAAAGGAGGAAAAAGAGAGAGGCAATCTTAAGAATGGAATTGATTTATTATTTTATACAATTGCTTGCAGGTTGTGAGGTTCTTGATTGGGCGATCACAAGAACTGTCACTGTAATGGTGGCCAAGATGTTGCCATCCCCATGGATCTCGGCGTCCGTGCTCGTTCTGCTCCTGAGCCTGCACCCGGGTGTCCATGCCTTCTACCTCCCCGGCACCTTCATGCACACCTACTCCTCTGGAGAGGCGATCTCGGCCAAGGTCAACTCGCTCACCTCCATCGAGACCGAGCTGCCCTTCAGCTACTACAGCCTGCCATACTGCAAGCCTCTGGATGGTGTCAAGAAGAGCGCTGAGAACCTTGGTGAGATCCTCATGGGTGACCAGATCGACAACTCCCCATATCGCTTCCAAGTTAATGTCAATAAGTCAGTATACCTTTGCACCACGGACCCGCTCACCAAGGAGCAGGCCGAGCTGCTCAAGAAGAGGGCGCGAGATCTGTACCAGGTCAACATGATACTGGATAATTTACCGGTCATGCGGTTCACTGAGCAGAATGGGGTAACGATCCAGTGGACTGGGTTTCCTGTTGGGTACAACCCGACAGGGAGCAATGAGGATTATATCATAAACCACCTCAAGTTCAGAGTCTTGGTCCATCAGTACCAGTCGCAGGGTGATGTGGTGGTCACGAGTGAGGATGGTGTTGCAATGGTTGAGTCTGATCGCAAGAGTGGGTTCCAGATTGTTGGGTTTGAGGTTGTGCCTTGCAGTGTAAGGCGTGATCCTGAGGCCATGTCCAAGCTCAAGATGTATGACAAGGCCGACTCTGTGAATTGCCCGTTGGAGCTTGAGAAATCTCAGGTGATCCGTGAGAATGAGCGGATTACATTTACCTATGAGGTTGAGTATGTCAAGAGCAACATCAAGTGGCCATCAAGGTGGGATGCGTATCTGAAGATGGATGGTGCCAAGGTTCACTGGTTCTCTATCATGAACTCGATGATGGTTGTCTTCTTCCTGGCTGGTATTGTGTTTGTCATATTCTTGAGGACTGTCCGTAGGGATCTGACAAGGTATGAGGAGATGGACAAGGAAGCACAAGCTCAGATGAATGAGGAGCTCTCAGGATGGAAACTTGTTGTTGGTGATGTCTTCAGAGAGCCCAGCTGTCCAAAGTTGTTGTGCGTTATGGTcgctgatggtatccagatcactGGTATGGCAGTTGTTACAATTGTGTTTGCTGCTCTGGGATTCCTCTCACCTGCTTCCAGGGGAATGCTCCTGACCGGAATGATCATTCTCTACCTCTTCCTTGGTATCATTGCTGGATATGTTGGTGTCCGTGTTTGGAGGACTATCAAAGGAACCTCAGAAGGgtggaaatctgttgcttggctGACTGCCTGCTTCTTCCCTGGGATTGTGTTCATCATCCTTACTGTGCTGAACTCCATTCTGTGGGGCAAGAAGAGCACTGGAGCTCTACCCATCTCACTGTTCTTCACCCTTCTGGCCCTGTGGTTCTGCATCTCTGTGCCACTCACACTTATTGGAGGCTTGCTAGGCACACGTGCTGCAAGCATCGACTACCCTGTCCGAACCAACCAGATTCCACGAGAGATCCCTGAGCGCAAGTTCCCCTCATGGCTGCTTGTGCTCGGTGCGGGAACATTGCCTTTTGGTACTCTCTTCATTGAGCTCTTCTTCATCCTTTCCAGCATTTGGTTGGGAAGATTCTACTATGTCTTTGGCTTCCTGTTCATTGTCCTCTTCCTGCTGGTCATAGTCTGTGGTGAAGTTTCTCTGGTCCTAACCTACATGCACCTTTGCGTGGAGGACTGGAAATGGTGGTGGAAGGCCTTCTTTGCTTCTGGCTCTGTTGCATTCTATGTGTTCCTCTACTCAATTAACTACCTGGTGTTCGATCTCAGGAGCCTGAGTGGACCAGTTTCCGCAACACTCTACATTGGCTATTCTCTGATCATGGCCCTTGCAATCATGCTCTCCACTGGTGCCATTGGTTTCTTGCTCTCCTTCTACTTCGTCCACTACCTCTTCTCGTCTGTTAAGATTGATTAGAGGTGCCCGCTGCCTCTTTCTGCGATAGAGTCATCTGATCATGGTAAGAGTTACCCCCTTAGAAATACTACACAATaaatcaaatgaaaaaatggatacATGGCAACAGCCATGGCTTTTGATCCTGATTAATTCAATCATTTAGCATAGCACAGTTACTCAAGTTGAAACTTATTTCTTAGGAATGATTGTAAGTCCTTCAGCTATGTTTATTACCCTCTGTAATACTATTCAGTTTTGCTTGCTCTGGGCATTTGTGAGCAGCCTTTGGTGTTGGAACACTTGAGATCTATTCAAATATGAAAAAGGAGCTATTCATTTACAGTTTGTTACGATTCTGGGAAGGCTTTACTGTAACATGGTTGCCACATGAGTCGTGAATTGTGATGCGTGCTGTTCGTTAATAGTAGCACCAGtactactgtttttttttttttatcaagTGAAGTTCTGCTGACTACTGAGTCAATTGATAGTTGATATACATGCTACTGTAATAGTGAAATTTCACATGACTCTGATGCTAAATGTTGAATTGTGGAGTTGTTGGTAGCTGCTACAGTTTTCTGATGCTTGTGACGAATTGCCGGTTCTAACGCACAACTTCTGAAGTGTCTATCGCCTAAATGCGCATCAGCGCATGCCATAGTTACAGACTTTTTACTGTTGTTTGATAAATACTATTGACAGTTGTAGACCTTCA contains:
- the LOC136534044 gene encoding transmembrane 9 superfamily member 12-like — protein: MVAKMLPSPWISASVLVLLLSLHPGVHAFYLPGTFMHTYSSGEAISAKVNSLTSIETELPFSYYSLPYCKPLDGVKKSAENLGEILMGDQIDNSPYRFQVNVNKSVYLCTTDPLTKEQAELLKKRARDLYQVNMILDNLPVMRFTEQNGVTIQWTGFPVGYNPTGSNEDYIINHLKFRVLVHQYQSQGDVVVTSEDGVAMVESDRKSGFQIVGFEVVPCSVRRDPEAMSKLKMYDKADSVNCPLELEKSQVIRENERITFTYEVEYVKSNIKWPSRWDAYLKMDGAKVHWFSIMNSMMVVFFLAGIVFVIFLRTVRRDLTRYEEMDKEAQAQMNEELSGWKLVVGDVFREPSCPKLLCVMVADGIQITGMAVVTIVFAALGFLSPASRGMLLTGMIILYLFLGIIAGYVGVRVWRTIKGTSEGWKSVAWLTACFFPGIVFIILTVLNSILWGKKSTGALPISLFFTLLALWFCISVPLTLIGGLLGTRAASIDYPVRTNQIPREIPERKFPSWLLVLGAGTLPFGTLFIELFFILSSIWLGRFYYVFGFLFIVLFLLVIVCGEVSLVLTYMHLCVEDWKWWWKAFFASGSVAFYVFLYSINYLVFDLRSLSGPVSATLYIGYSLIMALAIMLSTGAIGFLLSFYFVHYLFSSVKID